The following proteins come from a genomic window of Nostoc sp. ATCC 53789:
- a CDS encoding FHA domain-containing protein, with product MAKYDTKQILLNHISTDLSMAAETNENHLLIIEDDQGRKEFSLEQPVYSIGRDRECNIRLMSQFVSRRHATLVRLPREHNSHSYYYRIVDGDAKGKASSNGLMINGRKIPNHDLRNEDEIVFGPQVRAIYYLLKNTQRLGQTDSSEYDITLINPGMAEDLEDLGD from the coding sequence ATGGCAAAATACGATACGAAACAAATCTTGTTAAATCACATTTCCACCGATTTGTCAATGGCAGCAGAAACTAATGAAAACCATCTACTGATTATTGAAGACGATCAAGGTCGCAAAGAATTTTCTCTGGAGCAACCCGTCTACTCTATCGGTAGAGACCGCGAGTGTAATATCCGTTTGATGTCTCAGTTTGTCTCCCGCCGCCATGCCACATTAGTCAGATTGCCACGAGAACATAATAGTCATAGCTACTATTACCGGATTGTAGATGGCGATGCCAAAGGTAAGGCTAGTTCCAACGGTTTGATGATTAATGGACGTAAGATACCAAACCACGATCTCAGAAATGAAGACGAGATCGTTTTTGGCCCTCAAGTCCGTGCCATTTATTACCTTTTAAAAAACACTCAGCGTTTGGGACAAACGGATTCAAGCGAGTACGACATTACACTAATAAACCCCGGTATGGCCGAGGATTTAGAGGATCTGGGAGATTGA
- a CDS encoding TIGR01777 family oxidoreductase: MKVAITGATGFVGSLLVQRLHGKGHKIVVLTRNTAFAQKVFPSEAFPNVEIVAHTPNTSGSWQSVIASCDGVVNLAGEPIGEGRWTPERKQEILNSRKLGTQKIVEAIVNANPKPTVLINASAIGYYGTSETANFDETSQSGNDFLAQVCQAWEAEATKVKDAGVRLVILRFGIVLGNGGALGKMIPPFKLFAGGPIGSGQQWFSWIHIDDLVNLIMQALTKPEIEGIYNATAPNPVRMADLSQTLGQVMNRPSWLPVPAFAIEALLGDGAIVVLEGQQVLPKRTVETGFEYKYPNLESALRQILA, from the coding sequence ATGAAAGTAGCAATTACTGGAGCAACAGGATTTGTCGGTAGTCTTTTGGTACAACGGCTCCACGGAAAAGGTCATAAAATTGTAGTATTAACTCGGAACACCGCTTTTGCTCAAAAGGTTTTTCCATCTGAGGCTTTCCCCAATGTAGAAATTGTTGCCCATACACCAAATACATCTGGTTCTTGGCAAAGTGTCATAGCTAGTTGTGATGGTGTAGTTAATCTGGCAGGAGAACCCATTGGTGAAGGGCGCTGGACACCAGAACGTAAACAAGAAATTCTCAATAGCCGAAAGTTAGGCACACAAAAAATAGTTGAAGCAATAGTCAATGCTAACCCCAAGCCAACTGTGTTAATTAATGCTTCGGCTATTGGCTACTACGGCACCAGTGAAACGGCAAACTTTGATGAAACAAGCCAATCTGGTAACGATTTTCTCGCCCAGGTCTGCCAAGCCTGGGAAGCAGAGGCGACAAAGGTAAAAGATGCTGGTGTACGACTGGTAATTCTGCGTTTTGGGATTGTTCTAGGCAATGGTGGGGCTTTAGGTAAAATGATTCCGCCTTTTAAACTCTTCGCTGGTGGCCCCATTGGCAGTGGTCAGCAGTGGTTTTCATGGATTCACATAGACGATTTAGTTAACTTGATTATGCAAGCTTTAACTAAACCGGAAATAGAAGGCATATACAATGCTACTGCCCCTAACCCAGTCCGAATGGCAGATTTAAGCCAAACTTTGGGACAAGTGATGAATCGCCCTTCTTGGTTGCCCGTTCCGGCTTTTGCGATCGAAGCTCTTTTAGGAGACGGGGCTATAGTAGTTTTAGAAGGTCAGCAAGTCCTTCCTAAGCGCACCGTGGAAACAGGATTTGAGTACAAATATCCTAATTTAGAGTCAGCACTAAGACAAATTCTTGCGTAG
- a CDS encoding iron-sulfur cluster assembly accessory protein: MTQAIQSQQRGILLSEAALHQVKSLRDKQGTDFCLRVGVRQGGCSGMSYMMDFEDTSKITPQDEVFDYDGFKIVSDRKSLLYLYGLMLDYSDAMIGGGFQFTNPNANQTCGCGKSFGV, translated from the coding sequence ATGACACAAGCAATTCAGTCTCAACAACGCGGAATTCTGTTGAGCGAAGCCGCATTGCACCAGGTAAAATCCCTCCGGGACAAGCAAGGCACAGACTTCTGCTTACGGGTAGGAGTCCGTCAGGGTGGCTGTTCTGGGATGTCTTACATGATGGACTTTGAAGACACTAGCAAGATCACCCCGCAGGATGAAGTTTTTGACTATGATGGCTTCAAAATTGTCAGCGATCGCAAGAGTCTCTTATATCTCTACGGTTTAATGCTCGATTACAGCGATGCCATGATTGGCGGTGGCTTTCAATTTACTAACCCTAATGCCAACCAAACTTGCGGTTGTGGCAAGTCATTTGGGGTTTAG
- a CDS encoding CopG family transcriptional regulator: protein MIMTNKKWAVKRITVNLATQEAEKLEKYCQQTGRPATDVIRELIRSLPVSDDGKDVNK from the coding sequence ATGATAATGACAAATAAAAAATGGGCCGTTAAACGCATAACAGTTAATCTCGCAACGCAGGAAGCGGAAAAACTAGAAAAATATTGCCAACAAACAGGTAGACCCGCAACCGATGTGATTCGCGAACTGATTAGAAGTTTGCCTGTCTCCGACGATGGCAAAGATGTAAACAAGTAA
- the zds gene encoding 9,9'-di-cis-zeta-carotene desaturase, translating to MRVAIVGAGLAGLATAVDLADAGCEIEIFESRPFVGGKVGSWVDGDGNHLEMGLHVFFGCYYQLFDLMKKVGVLENLRLKEHTHTFINKGGRTGGLDFRFFTGAPFNGLKAFFTTSQLSLQDKLQNAIALGTSPIVRGLVDFNGAMKTIRNLDKISFADWFRSHGGSNGSIKRLWNPIAYALGFIDCENMSARCMLTIFQLFAVRTEASVLRMLEGSPAEYLHKPILEYLEARGTKVYTRRQVREIQFIESNEQTRVTGIAVAQGDAVETITADAYVFACDVPGIQRILPQQWRKWSEFDNIYKLDAVPVATVQLRFDGWVTELNDGEQRKQLNHAAGIDNLLYTADADFSCFADLALTSPADYYRPGQGSLLQLVLTPGDPFIAQSNEAIAQHVLKQVHELFPSSRELNMTWYSVVKLAQSLYREAPGMDAYRPNQKTPVDNFFLAGSYTQQDYIDSMEGATISGRRAAKVILESLKR from the coding sequence ATGCGTGTTGCAATCGTAGGTGCGGGACTTGCTGGACTAGCAACCGCAGTGGATCTAGCTGATGCTGGTTGTGAAATAGAGATTTTTGAGTCTCGTCCGTTTGTGGGTGGTAAAGTCGGCAGTTGGGTTGATGGAGATGGCAACCATCTAGAAATGGGGTTGCATGTATTTTTCGGGTGCTACTACCAACTATTTGACTTGATGAAGAAAGTGGGGGTGTTAGAGAACTTACGCCTCAAGGAACATACCCACACTTTTATTAATAAAGGGGGGCGCACTGGTGGTTTGGATTTTCGCTTCTTTACAGGTGCGCCTTTCAATGGCTTAAAGGCATTTTTCACGACTTCCCAACTATCGTTGCAGGATAAATTGCAAAATGCGATCGCTTTGGGTACTAGTCCCATAGTTCGCGGATTGGTAGACTTTAACGGGGCGATGAAAACCATCCGCAACTTGGATAAAATTAGCTTTGCCGATTGGTTTCGCAGTCATGGTGGCAGTAATGGCAGCATTAAGCGGTTATGGAACCCCATTGCTTACGCATTGGGATTTATTGATTGCGAAAATATGTCTGCCCGATGTATGTTAACCATATTCCAGTTATTTGCAGTCAGAACTGAAGCTTCAGTTTTGCGAATGTTGGAAGGTTCTCCAGCTGAATATTTGCACAAGCCCATTCTGGAATATTTAGAAGCCAGAGGCACTAAAGTTTATACGCGTCGGCAAGTGCGAGAAATTCAGTTTATAGAGTCAAACGAACAAACCCGTGTCACTGGTATAGCAGTTGCCCAAGGTGATGCAGTCGAAACTATTACTGCTGATGCTTACGTTTTTGCCTGTGATGTTCCAGGAATTCAACGTATCCTACCCCAGCAATGGCGTAAGTGGTCAGAATTTGACAATATTTACAAACTGGATGCAGTACCAGTGGCTACAGTGCAGTTACGCTTCGATGGTTGGGTAACAGAACTCAACGATGGAGAGCAACGTAAACAGCTAAATCATGCGGCTGGAATCGATAATTTACTCTACACAGCCGATGCTGATTTTTCGTGTTTTGCTGATTTAGCGTTGACTAGCCCTGCTGATTATTATCGCCCAGGACAGGGATCTTTGTTACAACTAGTGCTGACACCGGGAGATCCGTTTATTGCACAGAGTAATGAAGCGATCGCACAGCATGTCCTCAAGCAAGTCCATGAACTGTTTCCCTCGTCGCGGGAGCTAAATATGACTTGGTATAGTGTAGTAAAACTTGCTCAGTCTCTCTACCGAGAAGCGCCAGGGATGGATGCGTATCGTCCCAACCAAAAAACACCAGTAGATAATTTCTTCCTTGCAGGGAGTTATACTCAGCAAGATTATATTGACAGCATGGAAGGTGCTACTATTTCTGGACGGCGGGCGGCAAAAGTGATTTTGGAGAGTTTGAAGAGATAA
- a CDS encoding SRPBCC family protein: MSDWLEHTVQVEVEAPIDLVWSLWSDLEQMPRWMKWIDSVKIPPDNPDISLWKLKTGSLEFNWQSRILKVIPNQIIQWESIDGLPNQGAIRFYDRHNSSIVKMSISYAIPGIIGKIMDNLFLGRIVESTIQADLERFKEYALNVK, from the coding sequence ATGTCAGATTGGTTAGAGCATACTGTACAGGTAGAAGTAGAGGCTCCCATAGATTTAGTATGGAGCCTCTGGTCTGATTTGGAGCAAATGCCCCGGTGGATGAAGTGGATTGATTCGGTAAAAATTCCGCCAGATAATCCAGATATATCTCTTTGGAAATTAAAGACCGGCAGTCTAGAATTTAATTGGCAATCCCGAATTCTGAAAGTTATTCCCAACCAAATTATCCAGTGGGAATCTATTGATGGTTTGCCTAATCAAGGAGCGATTCGCTTTTACGATCGCCACAATAGTAGCATTGTCAAAATGAGTATTTCCTATGCTATCCCCGGCATTATTGGCAAAATTATGGATAACTTGTTTTTGGGACGGATAGTTGAATCGACGATTCAAGCTGATTTGGAAAGGTTTAAAGAATATGCGCTGAATGTTAAATAA
- a CDS encoding type II toxin-antitoxin system HicB family antitoxin — MSKLKYQMIIQWSDEDDCFLVGFPDFPGQRWRTHGGTYELAVANGIEALESLIIAYEAVGDPLPEPTVSRVP; from the coding sequence ATGAGTAAGCTTAAGTACCAAATGATTATTCAATGGTCTGATGAAGATGATTGCTTCTTAGTCGGATTTCCTGATTTTCCAGGACAACGTTGGCGGACTCATGGGGGTACTTATGAGTTAGCTGTGGCAAATGGAATTGAAGCTTTAGAGTCTCTAATTATTGCTTACGAAGCTGTAGGTGATCCACTTCCAGAACCAACAGTAAGTAGAGTACCTTAA
- a CDS encoding 2Fe-2S iron-sulfur cluster-binding protein, whose amino-acid sequence MIVRVHFLPDDVTVDAEVGEAILDVADRAGVLIPTGCLMGSCHACTVELEDGEIIRACITGVPPREELTINLFSDPTW is encoded by the coding sequence ATGATTGTTCGTGTCCACTTTTTACCAGATGATGTGACAGTAGATGCCGAAGTGGGAGAAGCCATTTTGGATGTAGCAGACCGGGCTGGAGTACTTATTCCCACTGGTTGTCTTATGGGGTCTTGTCATGCTTGCACCGTCGAATTAGAGGATGGAGAGATCATCCGCGCTTGTATTACAGGAGTACCGCCACGCGAGGAATTGACAATTAATTTGTTTAGCGATCCTACTTGGTAG
- the cobQ gene encoding cobyric acid synthase CobQ, which produces MKSIMVVGTTSHAGKSLLTTAICRILSRRGWRVAPFKGQNMALNAYVTASGGEIGYAQAVQAWAAGVVPWVEMNPILLKPQGDMTSQVIIKGRSVGKVSASDYYEQYFELGWRTIEESLQHLGTEFDLLVCEGAGSPAEINLKHRDLTNMRVAKYLNAPTMLVVDIDRGGAFAHVIGTLELLEPDERALIKGVVINKFRGQRSLLDSGIKWLEERTGIPVVGVIPYLQDVFSTEDSLDLLERQSSSSKAQTDLNIAVIRLPRIANFTDFDPLESESTVSVKYLSPKQDLGHPDAVIIPGTKTTIADLLLLQKSGMAEAIQHYAASGGTVLGICGGYQMLGQIIADPEGIEGQAGRFQGLNLLPIRTVITGQKIARQRQVSSNYPQQGLPVNGFEIHQGRSRIEQQGIDPQSYHALFDDINLGLVDSCQSVWGSYLHGLFDNGPWRRAWLNRLRQQRGLKSLPTGVANYREQREQILDSLATEVESHLDLTPFLS; this is translated from the coding sequence ATGAAATCAATTATGGTGGTGGGGACAACATCCCATGCAGGGAAATCACTTTTAACTACAGCTATTTGTCGCATTCTGTCGCGGCGTGGCTGGCGGGTGGCTCCCTTTAAAGGTCAAAATATGGCTTTAAATGCTTATGTTACTGCCAGTGGTGGAGAAATTGGCTATGCCCAAGCAGTGCAAGCTTGGGCTGCGGGAGTTGTGCCTTGGGTAGAAATGAACCCAATTTTACTCAAACCTCAAGGGGATATGACTTCCCAAGTAATTATCAAAGGTAGGTCTGTAGGGAAAGTAAGTGCCTCAGATTACTACGAGCAATATTTTGAACTGGGGTGGCGGACAATTGAAGAATCGCTACAGCATTTAGGAACAGAATTTGACTTACTAGTTTGTGAAGGTGCCGGTAGTCCAGCAGAGATTAACCTCAAACACCGCGATTTAACTAATATGCGGGTGGCAAAATATTTGAATGCACCAACGATGTTAGTAGTTGATATTGATCGGGGTGGTGCTTTTGCCCATGTGATAGGAACCTTAGAGTTATTGGAACCAGATGAACGCGCTCTAATTAAGGGTGTAGTAATTAACAAATTTCGAGGACAGCGATCGCTCTTAGATTCGGGAATAAAATGGTTAGAAGAACGCACGGGTATTCCTGTTGTTGGTGTTATACCCTACTTGCAAGATGTGTTTTCGACCGAAGACTCCCTAGATTTGCTAGAGCGTCAATCGTCGTCAAGTAAAGCCCAAACAGACCTCAACATTGCCGTCATCCGCTTACCCAGAATTGCCAATTTCACCGACTTTGACCCACTAGAATCAGAAAGCACAGTTTCAGTAAAATACTTAAGTCCTAAGCAAGATTTAGGACATCCTGATGCCGTAATTATCCCAGGTACAAAGACTACAATTGCTGATTTACTGCTGCTGCAAAAAAGCGGTATGGCAGAAGCTATTCAACACTATGCTGCTTCTGGTGGAACCGTTTTAGGTATCTGCGGTGGCTATCAAATGCTCGGTCAAATTATCGCCGATCCCGAAGGGATAGAAGGACAAGCTGGCAGATTTCAAGGGTTAAATCTTTTACCAATTAGAACCGTAATTACCGGACAAAAAATCGCCCGCCAGCGCCAAGTTAGCTCAAATTATCCACAGCAGGGCTTACCAGTCAATGGCTTTGAAATTCACCAAGGGCGATCGCGCATCGAGCAGCAAGGAATAGATCCTCAATCCTACCATGCCCTATTTGACGATATTAATTTAGGATTAGTGGATAGTTGTCAATCAGTGTGGGGAAGTTACCTCCACGGGCTTTTTGATAACGGCCCTTGGCGACGCGCTTGGTTAAATCGCCTCCGTCAACAGCGCGGTTTAAAATCTTTGCCTACCGGTGTTGCTAACTACCGAGAACAGCGAGAGCAGATTTTAGACTCTTTAGCCACTGAAGTAGAAAGCCATTTAGACTTAACTCCATTTTTGTCTTAG
- a CDS encoding Npun_F0494 family protein codes for MAAADSQNPNIFVYPQSTVERAERSLVCSPFNLSLFEVMGHQSVSVTAIALENGLKQGYTKRPLSELACDNALGWLIQVGVLRREVDGQGITDSFRLTPLGRQLVEQYHGKNWRTPSWRDRLFDAVIRWLRIPF; via the coding sequence ATGGCTGCTGCTGATTCCCAAAACCCAAATATTTTTGTCTATCCTCAAAGCACAGTAGAAAGAGCCGAGCGATCGCTAGTGTGTTCGCCCTTCAATTTATCTTTATTTGAAGTCATGGGACATCAGAGTGTTTCAGTAACTGCGATCGCTTTGGAAAATGGACTCAAACAGGGCTATACTAAGCGCCCTTTATCAGAATTAGCCTGTGATAACGCCTTGGGCTGGCTAATCCAAGTGGGTGTATTGCGGCGAGAAGTCGATGGACAGGGAATTACGGATAGTTTTCGCCTCACTCCCTTGGGTCGCCAGTTGGTGGAACAATACCACGGAAAAAACTGGCGGACACCTTCATGGCGCGATCGTTTATTCGATGCTGTGATTCGTTGGTTACGGATACCCTTTTAG
- a CDS encoding peroxiredoxin, protein MPLAVGTDAPAFTAKDTNGNTISLSNLRGKTVVLYFYPKDDTPGCTKQACSFRDAQAQYQGKDIVILGVSADDEVSHQAFTQKYNLNFPLLADSDKSLIKAFDVDGGGYAKRVTYVIDPNGKITHVDTSVNTTTHASDVLAVLGL, encoded by the coding sequence ATGCCTCTAGCAGTTGGTACGGATGCACCTGCATTTACCGCCAAAGATACAAACGGCAACACAATCTCGTTATCTAATTTGAGGGGAAAGACAGTTGTTTTGTATTTTTACCCCAAAGATGACACGCCAGGCTGCACCAAACAAGCCTGTAGTTTTCGAGATGCCCAGGCTCAATATCAAGGTAAAGATATTGTAATCTTGGGAGTCAGTGCAGATGATGAAGTCTCCCATCAGGCATTCACCCAAAAATATAATTTGAATTTTCCTCTCTTGGCTGACAGCGACAAATCCCTCATCAAAGCTTTCGATGTGGATGGTGGTGGTTATGCCAAGCGCGTCACCTACGTAATTGACCCCAACGGCAAAATTACCCATGTTGACACTAGCGTAAATACCACCACCCATGCTAGCGATGTTTTGGCTGTGCTTGGGCTGTAG
- a CDS encoding ABC transporter permease — MSVTPKSDINWQSLASPPADVNAAPSFFGELVQETLALTRRLFIQLQRRPSSLVAGIIQPVMWLILFGALFQNAPKGIFGNTTTNYGQFLAAGIIVFTAFAGALNAGLPVMFDREFGFLNRLLVAPLASRFSIVFASAIFIISQSLLQAAVIVAAAAFLGAGLPDAVGLSAIALIVLLLALGVTAISLGLAFALPGHIELIAVIFVTNLPLLFASTALAPLSFMPQWLQVIATLNPLSYAIEPIRYLYLHSSWGLSSVVMQAPWGDVTFGGALLVLFGFAVVALLSIQPQLRRTLA, encoded by the coding sequence ATGAGCGTTACTCCTAAATCTGATATCAATTGGCAGTCACTAGCATCGCCACCAGCAGATGTTAATGCTGCACCTAGCTTTTTCGGTGAATTAGTACAAGAGACGTTGGCTTTAACTCGTCGCTTGTTTATTCAGTTGCAACGCCGTCCCTCATCTTTGGTTGCCGGAATTATTCAGCCAGTCATGTGGCTGATACTTTTTGGTGCTTTGTTCCAAAATGCTCCCAAGGGTATATTTGGCAATACAACAACAAATTACGGACAATTTTTAGCTGCCGGCATAATTGTGTTTACAGCCTTTGCTGGGGCGCTGAATGCTGGTTTACCCGTAATGTTTGACCGCGAGTTCGGCTTTTTGAATCGTTTGCTGGTAGCACCGTTAGCATCACGGTTTTCCATTGTCTTTGCTTCGGCAATCTTTATCATCAGCCAAAGTTTGCTGCAAGCAGCCGTGATTGTAGCGGCGGCGGCATTTTTGGGCGCTGGACTACCCGATGCAGTCGGTTTAAGTGCGATCGCTCTCATTGTCCTCTTATTAGCTTTAGGCGTAACAGCCATCTCCCTCGGTTTAGCTTTCGCCCTACCCGGACACATTGAACTGATTGCAGTGATTTTTGTCACTAATCTACCATTATTGTTCGCTAGTACTGCTTTAGCTCCTCTATCGTTTATGCCTCAGTGGTTACAGGTTATCGCTACCCTGAATCCTCTTAGCTATGCGATCGAACCCATTCGCTATCTGTATCTCCACAGTAGTTGGGGACTAAGTAGTGTCGTTATGCAGGCTCCTTGGGGTGATGTTACCTTTGGGGGAGCATTGCTGGTATTGTTTGGCTTTGCCGTTGTTGCCTTACTGAGCATTCAACCCCAACTACGGCGGACTCTTGCTTAA
- a CDS encoding ABC transporter ATP-binding protein, which translates to MAPAVLIQNLQKRYGTVVAVQDVSFQVEPGEIFGLLGPNGAGKTTTLRALCTLTTPDAGKIEVSGISVLDNPRVARQRLGYVAQEVAIDKVLTGKELLQLQAALYHLPRAVAKQRIETVLDLLGLQEYANKKTGTYSGGLRKRLDLAAGLLHAPDVLVLDEPTVGLDIETRFVVWDFLRKLRASGTTVVITSHYLEEIDALADRVAIIDRGVVIASGTPSQLKDQVGGDRITLRIREFSPSEEAEKAKNLLQPLPFVQEVIINSAQGNSLNLVVTPQNDVLINIQQALNTAGLPIFGIAQSRPSLDDVYLAATGRTLMDAELAAVATRDPKAEKKQLMR; encoded by the coding sequence ATGGCTCCCGCCGTTTTAATTCAGAATCTGCAAAAACGTTACGGTACAGTGGTTGCCGTCCAGGATGTTTCATTTCAGGTAGAGCCGGGAGAAATCTTTGGTTTACTTGGCCCCAACGGTGCTGGGAAAACTACTACCTTGCGTGCCTTGTGTACGCTGACCACACCGGATGCTGGCAAAATCGAAGTATCTGGCATCTCTGTGTTAGATAATCCGAGGGTGGCAAGGCAACGACTAGGCTATGTTGCTCAGGAAGTAGCTATAGATAAGGTGCTAACTGGAAAAGAACTGCTGCAATTGCAAGCAGCACTTTATCACCTTCCACGCGCAGTAGCCAAACAGCGCATTGAGACAGTATTAGATTTACTCGGTTTGCAAGAATACGCCAATAAAAAGACAGGAACCTATTCTGGCGGTTTACGCAAGCGTCTAGACTTGGCTGCTGGGTTGCTCCATGCACCAGATGTTCTGGTATTGGATGAGCCAACTGTAGGACTTGATATAGAAACCCGCTTTGTAGTATGGGATTTCCTGCGAAAATTACGCGCCTCTGGGACGACGGTAGTAATTACCAGCCATTACCTAGAAGAAATTGACGCTTTAGCCGATCGCGTGGCAATTATAGATCGGGGCGTGGTAATTGCCTCTGGGACACCTTCACAATTAAAAGATCAAGTCGGGGGCGATCGCATCACCTTGCGAATCCGAGAGTTTTCCCCCAGCGAGGAAGCAGAAAAAGCGAAAAACCTCTTGCAACCTTTGCCCTTTGTGCAAGAAGTCATTATCAACAGCGCTCAAGGTAATTCCCTAAACTTAGTGGTGACACCTCAAAACGATGTTCTCATTAACATACAGCAAGCGCTGAATACTGCTGGCTTGCCCATATTTGGTATTGCCCAATCTCGCCCCAGCCTCGATGACGTTTATCTCGCCGCTACAGGACGCACCCTAATGGATGCAGAACTGGCAGCCGTTGCCACTCGCGATCCCAAAGCTGAGAAAAAGCAGCTTATGAGATAG
- a CDS encoding aminotransferase class I/II-fold pyridoxal phosphate-dependent enzyme, whose product MLNQNQTPLLDALKANAARPHAPFYTPGHKLGKGISQPLADLLGKAVFRADLTELADLDNLFAPQGVIQAAQQLAAQAFGASQTWFLVNGSTCGIEAAILATCGTGDKIILPRNVHSSAIAGLILSGAIPIFLNPEYDPVLDIAHSITPNAVESALQQHPDAKAVLTVYPTYYGVCGNLSAIANITHQYNIPLLVDEAHGAHFAFHPKLPTPALAAGADLTVQSIHKVLGAMTQASMLHIQGNRIDCDRINKALQLVQSTSPSYLLLASLDAARQQMALHGKILMSRTLQLANEARTKISQIPGLSVLQILSPPYQGGLGGSPDFVALDETRLTVTVSGLGLTGFEADEILDEKFAVTAEFASLQHITFIISLGNTPADIKQLVQGFTTLAKEYRRTNLTVTNPNGQNLLTTQEYTLHFSPREAFFAVSEALPLAQTSDRICAEIICPYPPGIPVLMPGEIITKPVLDYLQQIQAMGGFISGCNDSSLKTLKVVK is encoded by the coding sequence ATGCTCAATCAAAACCAAACACCATTATTAGATGCGTTAAAAGCCAATGCAGCAAGACCTCATGCACCTTTTTACACCCCAGGACATAAACTAGGTAAGGGAATTTCTCAACCCTTGGCTGATTTACTTGGTAAGGCTGTATTTCGCGCTGATTTAACCGAATTAGCAGATTTAGATAATCTCTTTGCACCCCAAGGCGTTATTCAAGCAGCGCAACAACTAGCAGCACAAGCTTTTGGCGCTTCGCAAACATGGTTTCTTGTCAACGGTTCTACCTGTGGGATTGAAGCAGCAATTCTCGCTACCTGTGGTACAGGCGATAAAATCATTTTGCCTCGCAACGTGCATTCTTCTGCGATCGCTGGTTTAATTCTCTCTGGTGCAATACCAATTTTTCTCAATCCTGAATACGACCCAGTTTTAGATATTGCCCACAGCATCACGCCCAATGCTGTAGAATCTGCACTCCAACAACATCCCGATGCTAAAGCAGTTTTGACAGTTTATCCAACATATTACGGCGTTTGTGGAAATTTGAGTGCGATCGCCAATATTACACATCAATACAATATTCCTTTACTCGTAGATGAGGCACACGGCGCACACTTTGCCTTTCATCCCAAATTACCCACTCCAGCTTTAGCCGCAGGTGCAGATTTAACTGTACAATCCATCCATAAAGTACTTGGTGCAATGACACAGGCATCAATGCTGCATATCCAAGGTAATAGGATAGATTGCGATCGCATCAATAAAGCTTTACAACTTGTACAATCTACCAGTCCTAGTTATTTACTTTTAGCTTCTTTAGATGCAGCACGTCAGCAAATGGCACTCCACGGCAAAATACTGATGTCTCGCACACTGCAACTTGCTAATGAAGCTAGAACAAAAATCAGTCAAATTCCTGGATTATCTGTCTTACAGATTCTTAGCCCCCCTTATCAAGGGGGGTTGGGGGGATCTCCCGACTTTGTGGCTTTAGACGAAACACGCTTAACTGTCACTGTTTCTGGTTTAGGCTTAACCGGATTTGAAGCAGATGAAATTCTAGATGAAAAATTTGCTGTCACTGCTGAATTCGCTTCACTGCAACATATCACCTTTATCATTAGTTTGGGCAACACTCCAGCCGATATCAAGCAATTAGTGCAAGGTTTTACCACTCTTGCTAAAGAATATCGTCGAACCAACTTGACTGTTACAAATCCTAATGGGCAAAATCTTTTAACTACACAGGAATATACTTTACATTTTTCTCCCCGTGAAGCCTTTTTTGCTGTTAGTGAAGCATTGCCTTTAGCACAAACAAGCGATCGCATCTGTGCCGAAATTATCTGTCCCTATCCCCCAGGAATTCCTGTGTTAATGCCGGGAGAAATCATCACCAAACCCGTCCTTGATTACCTGCAACAAATCCAAGCAATGGGGGGATTTATCAGTGGTTGCAATGACTCTAGCCTCAAAACTTTGAAAGTTGTGAAATAA